One genomic segment of Dysosmobacter sp. Marseille-Q4140 includes these proteins:
- a CDS encoding metal-dependent transcriptional regulator codes for MALHASGEDYLEAILVLHKKMGMVRPVDVARHMEVTKPSVCHAVATLREGGFLTMDSDYFLHLTDVGREVAEQIYEKHRFFTDRLIEAGVDPEAAERDACRMEHVISDESFQRLKAVSEQKS; via the coding sequence ATGGCATTGCACGCATCCGGCGAGGACTATCTGGAGGCCATCCTTGTTCTCCATAAGAAGATGGGCATGGTGCGCCCCGTGGATGTGGCCCGGCACATGGAGGTCACAAAGCCCAGCGTGTGCCATGCGGTGGCGACCCTGCGGGAAGGGGGCTTCCTGACAATGGACAGCGACTATTTCCTGCACCTGACCGATGTGGGGCGGGAAGTGGCAGAGCAGATCTATGAAAAGCACCGCTTCTTTACCGACCGGCTGATTGAAGCCGGCGTAGACCCGGAAGCGGCGGAACGGGACGCTTGCCGGATGGAGCACGTCATCAGCGATGAGAGTTTTCAGCGCCTCAAAGCGGTGTCTGAGCAAAAATCTTGA
- a CDS encoding winged helix-turn-helix transcriptional regulator — protein sequence MEEIIVIRVADPDGSVFKAVMDALQEKKAEVIDIAAPAPSVLFLGELEIRPAYRQALLAGKEIRLNHGEYAMLYCMAKTPGCVYTREQLYAAAWDEIYPYGTNTVENTIFRLRQKIEADPKHPVYIKTVFRSGYKLNKL from the coding sequence ATGGAAGAAATTATCGTTATCCGAGTCGCTGACCCAGACGGCAGCGTGTTCAAGGCCGTCATGGACGCCCTTCAGGAGAAAAAGGCAGAGGTCATCGACATCGCTGCTCCTGCTCCCTCTGTGCTGTTCCTCGGCGAATTGGAAATCCGCCCCGCTTACCGGCAAGCCCTTCTGGCGGGAAAGGAAATCCGCCTCAACCACGGGGAATATGCCATGCTCTACTGTATGGCTAAGACACCTGGCTGCGTCTACACCAGAGAACAACTTTATGCGGCGGCCTGGGACGAGATATATCCCTATGGGACAAATACCGTGGAAAACACTATCTTCCGGCTACGACAGAAAATAGAGGCAGATCCAAAACATCCGGTTTACATCAAAACCGTCTTTCGGAGTGGATATAAGTTAAATAAATTATAG
- a CDS encoding energy-coupling factor transporter transmembrane protein EcfT, with protein sequence MEQLQAVIENRTGFCLDPRTKLLLMAVVATAEFLYSHTAFMIVVAMIPFILLLTNRQYKTATVFFCLFAAGLFVQAIQNSVQFPMIVNMLVVLLVGLVLRLFPAFVMGAYIIKSTTASECITALGRMHIGRQITIPLSVLFRFIPTMQEESAAIKDAMRMREVQFGTKKFWQNPAALIEYRFIPLMISVVKIGDDLSAAALTRGLDNPVRRTNITKVGFTGWDLLTVLIAGTALLSTYFFSPW encoded by the coding sequence ATGGAGCAGCTTCAAGCGGTTATTGAAAACAGAACAGGCTTTTGCTTGGACCCACGAACCAAGCTGCTGCTGATGGCCGTTGTCGCTACCGCAGAATTTCTATACAGCCACACCGCTTTTATGATTGTGGTGGCGATGATCCCTTTTATCCTGCTGTTGACTAACCGGCAGTATAAGACGGCAACCGTGTTCTTTTGCCTGTTCGCAGCGGGGCTGTTTGTGCAGGCTATCCAGAACTCGGTACAGTTCCCGATGATCGTCAATATGCTGGTAGTTCTGCTGGTAGGGCTGGTCCTGCGGCTGTTTCCGGCCTTTGTGATGGGGGCCTACATCATCAAATCTACTACAGCCAGCGAGTGCATTACCGCGCTGGGCAGGATGCATATTGGGCGGCAGATCACCATTCCGCTCTCCGTCCTGTTTCGTTTTATCCCTACCATGCAGGAGGAATCGGCCGCCATCAAGGACGCCATGCGGATGCGGGAGGTCCAGTTCGGGACAAAGAAATTCTGGCAAAACCCCGCGGCCCTGATTGAATACCGTTTTATTCCCCTGATGATCTCGGTGGTCAAAATCGGGGATGATCTCTCTGCGGCGGCCCTGACCCGCGGCCTGGATAACCCGGTCCGGCGCACCAATATCACAAAGGTCGGTTTTACCGGCTGGGACCTGCTGACGGTACTGATCGCCGGAACTGCGCTACTCTCTACATACTTTTTCAGTCCATGGTAA
- a CDS encoding MptD family putative ECF transporter S component, giving the protein MENTKKLTGKDLINVGIYTAMTLVIFFVVGLLTALPVVYPFLFIIWPIVCGIPMMLYYTKIQKFGMLTITGIIGGIFFYLIGYGWIGLLGWVLGGILSDVVLKIGGYQKFKVTVLSYACFCLGIMGCPANLWFAGEAYWENIHTSMGDQYANTLQSLMPSWMLYVGFALLFVGGILGALLGHKMLKKHFERAGIV; this is encoded by the coding sequence ATGGAAAACACAAAAAAGCTCACAGGTAAAGACCTAATCAATGTTGGCATTTACACAGCCATGACCCTTGTTATTTTCTTTGTTGTCGGCCTGCTTACCGCACTGCCGGTGGTCTACCCGTTCCTGTTCATAATTTGGCCCATCGTCTGCGGCATTCCTATGATGCTTTACTATACCAAGATTCAGAAGTTTGGTATGCTGACCATCACAGGTATCATCGGCGGCATCTTTTTCTATCTGATCGGCTACGGCTGGATCGGCCTGCTCGGCTGGGTGCTCGGCGGCATTCTAAGCGATGTCGTGCTCAAAATCGGCGGCTATCAGAAATTCAAGGTCACTGTTCTGAGCTATGCCTGCTTTTGCCTCGGTATCATGGGCTGCCCCGCCAATCTCTGGTTTGCCGGCGAAGCGTATTGGGAAAACATCCACACCTCTATGGGCGATCAGTACGCAAACACCTTGCAATCCCTGATGCCTTCCTGGATGTTGTATGTGGGCTTTGCGCTACTGTTTGTGGGCGGTATTCTGGGCGCGCTGCTGGGGCATAAAATGTTGAAAAAACACTTTGAGAGAGCTGGCATTGTGTAA
- a CDS encoding TetR/AcrR family transcriptional regulator → MSRDFQQTHENLLLCAQKHFLEYGFERASIREICKDAHVTNGAFYNHFEDKEALFGALVEPVVQEVKAIYEASVNEHMELAKTDDLKSLWKLSEKTLSAIIEYIYEHFDVFRLLLMRAEGTRYSSFLDDVVCLETQVTLKFFAELRSRGIQVRELAEEEWHILLHSYFASLAEVVMHDFPKEAALKYAHTLVSFFNSGWQTILGI, encoded by the coding sequence ATGTCAAGAGACTTTCAGCAGACCCACGAAAATCTTTTGCTCTGCGCCCAAAAGCACTTTCTGGAATATGGTTTTGAGCGGGCCAGCATCCGGGAGATCTGCAAGGACGCCCATGTGACCAACGGAGCTTTTTATAACCACTTTGAAGATAAGGAGGCTCTGTTTGGCGCGCTGGTGGAGCCTGTTGTCCAGGAAGTCAAGGCCATCTACGAGGCATCGGTAAATGAGCACATGGAACTGGCAAAGACAGATGACTTGAAATCCCTCTGGAAACTGTCGGAGAAAACGCTGTCGGCCATTATCGAATACATCTATGAGCATTTTGATGTGTTCCGGCTACTTCTTATGCGGGCGGAGGGCACGCGGTATTCCTCCTTTTTGGATGATGTTGTCTGTCTGGAAACCCAGGTCACGCTGAAATTTTTTGCGGAACTGAGATCCCGGGGTATCCAGGTCCGCGAATTGGCAGAAGAGGAATGGCATATTCTGCTCCATTCGTATTTTGCATCCCTGGCGGAAGTAGTCATGCACGATTTTCCAAAAGAGGCAGCATTGAAATACGCCCATACGCTTGTATCCTTTTTTAACTCCGGATGGCAGACAATTTTGGGGATTTGA
- a CDS encoding ABC transporter ATP-binding protein, with protein MKSKEAGTIRQLFAFVGENNGKMRLSIFLAVLGELFGMGPFLMVAVLADALYQGTATPTLVLFLCGGSAVCQIIKMLLTWRSSLMSHKISFTILKNIREAITDRMAKVPMGVMLETPTGTFKNLIVDNVAKLEDSMAHFMPELPSNIAAPLCSILLIFLLDWRMGLAALVTIPLGTFFFAAMMRGYGPRMENYMRSANEMNSALVEYVNGIQVIKAFNRSAASYGKYADSVCYFHDSTMAWWSQCWLWNAAARAVLPSTLLGTLPVGAWLYMEGGLSLPVFLVALVVPLGFIAPLMKVSEAMEQVSMIKGNLEQVTAFLKTPELVRPTKSAELGSQGFQFEDVRFAYNEAEVLHGISFQTQPGTMTAIVGPSGSGKSTIAKLMAGFWDATSGTVRFGGQDIRSIPFGQLMSEISYVAQDNFLFDKSIRENIRMGNPDASDEEVEAAAKAANCHDFIMQLEQGYDTMAGDAGDRLSGGERQRITIARAMLKKASVIILDEATAYADPENEALIQQAISKLVAGKSLIVVAHRLNTIRNADQILVVSNGEIVGRGIQEELLQSCPLYRKMWQDYAGSMEGGAEDV; from the coding sequence ATGAAGTCGAAAGAAGCGGGAACAATTCGTCAGCTCTTTGCTTTTGTGGGAGAGAACAACGGTAAAATGCGTCTCTCCATCTTCCTGGCTGTCTTGGGAGAACTGTTTGGCATGGGCCCGTTTTTAATGGTGGCTGTCCTCGCGGACGCCTTGTACCAGGGGACTGCAACGCCCACGCTGGTATTGTTTCTCTGCGGAGGCTCCGCAGTTTGCCAGATCATAAAAATGCTGCTTACCTGGCGGTCTTCCCTAATGTCCCACAAAATTTCCTTTACCATACTGAAAAATATCCGGGAGGCCATTACGGACCGGATGGCGAAGGTCCCCATGGGTGTCATGCTGGAAACGCCCACCGGAACTTTCAAAAATCTGATTGTGGACAATGTGGCGAAGCTGGAGGACTCCATGGCCCATTTCATGCCGGAACTGCCATCCAACATCGCCGCACCTCTGTGCAGTATTCTCCTAATTTTCCTGTTGGATTGGCGGATGGGGCTGGCTGCACTGGTGACAATTCCACTGGGAACCTTCTTTTTTGCTGCCATGATGCGTGGTTACGGACCTCGCATGGAGAACTATATGCGCTCCGCCAATGAGATGAACAGCGCCTTGGTGGAGTATGTCAACGGCATTCAGGTCATCAAGGCGTTCAACCGATCCGCAGCTTCCTATGGAAAATATGCTGATTCGGTCTGTTACTTCCACGACTCCACCATGGCATGGTGGAGCCAATGCTGGCTTTGGAACGCAGCAGCCCGGGCTGTTCTACCCTCTACGCTTTTGGGGACCCTTCCAGTGGGAGCGTGGCTCTATATGGAGGGAGGTCTTTCTCTCCCTGTCTTTCTGGTAGCTCTGGTAGTGCCTCTGGGTTTTATTGCGCCGCTGATGAAGGTCTCCGAGGCCATGGAGCAGGTCAGCATGATCAAGGGTAATCTGGAACAGGTCACTGCCTTTTTGAAGACGCCGGAACTTGTTCGCCCCACGAAGTCCGCAGAACTTGGATCACAGGGCTTCCAATTTGAGGATGTTCGTTTTGCTTACAACGAAGCCGAAGTCCTCCACGGTATCTCATTCCAGACACAACCCGGTACCATGACAGCCATTGTCGGTCCATCCGGCTCCGGGAAGTCCACGATTGCCAAACTGATGGCCGGCTTTTGGGATGCGACCTCTGGTACGGTCCGTTTTGGCGGGCAGGATATTCGCAGCATTCCGTTCGGACAGCTTATGAGTGAGATCAGCTATGTGGCCCAGGACAATTTTCTCTTTGACAAATCTATTCGGGAAAACATCCGTATGGGAAACCCTGATGCCAGCGACGAGGAAGTAGAGGCTGCCGCCAAAGCCGCCAACTGCCATGACTTTATCATGCAGTTAGAACAGGGCTATGATACCATGGCCGGTGATGCCGGGGACCGGCTTTCCGGTGGAGAGCGGCAGCGCATCACCATTGCGCGGGCCATGCTCAAAAAGGCATCCGTCATCATTTTGGACGAGGCAACCGCCTATGCCGACCCTGAGAACGAGGCACTGATCCAGCAGGCCATCAGCAAACTGGTGGCGGGAAAATCTCTGATTGTCGTAGCTCACCGGCTGAATACGATCCGCAATGCCGACCAAATATTGGTTGTTTCTAACGGCGAGATTGTGGGCCGAGGCATCCAGGAGGAGCTTCTGCAAAGCTGCCCCCTTTATCGAAAGATGTGGCAGGACTACGCCGGCTCTATGGAAGGAGGCGCAGAAGATGTTTGA
- a CDS encoding ABC transporter ATP-binding protein: protein MITFDHVTYTYEGQTEPSLRDCSFTVEPGELILFTGESGCGKTTIIKLINGLLQHGGGGTLEGTVTVNGRDVAGTPLWELAQTVGSVFQNPKSQFFNLDTTGEVLFGLESRGASREEMSQALDSAVQVCGVGPLLDRNIFALSGGEKQRIACASAWAMGPEVFVLDEPSSNLDGEGIRQLRDILRRLKAAGKTVLVAEHRLWYAADLADRVFYLREGQLEQIYTGAGFLALTEEKRRSMDLRSLTEVPLPEPHPSSETGGLTVRGLRASYGGRTVWEDVSFTAPRGQITAITGHNGAGKTTLARCLCGLMKEQAGTILWDGSPMGRKERRRKAFLIMQDVNLQLFGDSVLAEARLGSTATEQEALAILERMDLAQYAQAHPLALSGGQKQRLAIVDGCLSGKELLIFDEPTSGLDYAHMLEVSRLLRELAKQGLCVVVITHDGEFLRESGAQTAEWAPKERLQ from the coding sequence GTGATCACCTTCGACCATGTGACGTACACCTATGAGGGGCAGACGGAGCCCAGCCTTCGGGACTGCTCTTTTACCGTAGAACCGGGAGAACTGATCCTTTTCACCGGTGAGAGCGGGTGCGGCAAGACCACGATCATCAAGCTCATCAACGGGCTGCTCCAGCATGGAGGAGGCGGGACTTTGGAAGGCACCGTCACAGTCAACGGTCGGGATGTGGCCGGGACGCCCCTGTGGGAGCTGGCGCAAACCGTGGGCTCCGTGTTTCAGAACCCCAAGTCTCAGTTCTTCAATCTGGACACCACCGGCGAGGTGCTCTTTGGCCTGGAGAGCCGGGGGGCCTCTCGGGAGGAAATGTCCCAGGCCCTGGATTCCGCCGTTCAGGTCTGCGGCGTGGGCCCGCTCCTGGATCGGAATATCTTTGCTCTGTCCGGCGGGGAGAAGCAGCGCATCGCCTGTGCCAGCGCATGGGCCATGGGACCGGAGGTGTTTGTGTTGGATGAGCCCTCCTCCAATCTGGACGGAGAAGGCATCCGTCAACTGCGGGACATTCTGAGGCGGCTGAAAGCAGCGGGGAAAACCGTCCTGGTGGCGGAGCACCGACTGTGGTATGCCGCAGACCTGGCTGACCGGGTGTTTTATCTGCGGGAAGGGCAGCTGGAGCAGATTTACACCGGGGCGGGGTTCTTGGCTTTGACGGAAGAGAAACGGCGCTCCATGGATCTGCGGAGTTTGACGGAGGTACCGCTGCCGGAGCCGCACCCGTCATCGGAAACGGGTGGCCTGACGGTACGAGGCCTTCGGGCCTCCTACGGCGGCAGAACAGTCTGGGAGGATGTGTCCTTTACCGCACCCCGGGGACAGATCACAGCCATTACCGGTCACAACGGGGCGGGCAAGACCACTTTGGCCCGATGCCTGTGCGGTTTGATGAAAGAGCAGGCCGGGACGATCCTGTGGGACGGAAGCCCCATGGGCCGAAAGGAACGACGGCGAAAGGCTTTCCTCATCATGCAGGATGTGAACCTCCAGCTTTTTGGGGACAGCGTGCTGGCGGAAGCGCGGCTGGGCAGTACAGCCACAGAGCAGGAGGCTCTGGCCATCCTGGAGCGGATGGATCTGGCCCAGTACGCCCAGGCGCACCCGTTGGCGCTCTCTGGTGGACAGAAGCAGCGCCTGGCTATTGTGGACGGCTGCCTCAGTGGAAAAGAGTTGCTGATCTTCGACGAACCCACCAGTGGTCTGGACTACGCCCACATGCTGGAGGTGAGCAGGCTCCTCCGGGAGCTGGCAAAACAGGGGCTGTGCGTGGTGGTCATCACCCATGACGGGGAGTTCCTGCGGGAGAGCGGCGCCCAAACGGCGGAGTGGGCGCCAAAGGAACGGCTCCAATAG
- a CDS encoding ABC transporter ATP-binding protein: MFEMIRRVFKIAGNSRGKIVAGIVCNILKSFFNGFMMFGVFWILVHLDKLSPGIIEQAFGVILGSVLGHFFFQWMYDRTMSGTGYDIFRDYRLEIGERLKQAPMGYFSEQNLGTIQAMLTTTIADLEGYSMLAIEQMTSGVAMAVLMSVMMFFFSPVIAGLSLVGLALGMLVLRWVRFRAAQYAPIYQEAQEHLVGKVMEYIRGISVLRSFSKGDEGQREVRVAFQKKWDADYGQEKATAGVLRFYGLTFKLMSCVLIAAAALLYLAGQISLPYCLTFLFCAFTVYSDLETMGNSAFLSKKINTELDRLEEVTDIPKMDTSTEKLIVSHYGISLEHISFGYGNRRVIYDISMEIPEHTTCAIVGPSGSGKTTLCNLIARFWDVQEGTVRIGGKDVRDYTADSVLEYISMVFQNVYLFHDSVENNIRFGRPEATHEQVVEAAKRACCHDFILSLPDGYDTIIGEGGSTLSGGEKQRISIARAILKDAPIIILDEATSSVDPENEQALLSAIQELTKNKTLISIAHRLSTVRNADQIVVIDHGKIVQRGRHAELLQEDGIYRKFLSLRTKATGWHL; this comes from the coding sequence ATGTTTGAAATGATTCGTCGCGTCTTTAAGATTGCGGGAAACAGCCGTGGAAAAATCGTTGCAGGAATCGTCTGCAACATTCTGAAATCATTCTTCAACGGGTTTATGATGTTCGGTGTATTCTGGATTCTGGTCCATCTGGATAAACTCTCGCCGGGCATCATCGAGCAGGCTTTTGGCGTAATTCTGGGCAGCGTACTGGGCCATTTCTTTTTCCAGTGGATGTATGACCGCACCATGAGCGGGACTGGCTATGACATTTTTCGGGATTACCGTCTGGAGATTGGGGAACGATTGAAACAGGCACCCATGGGATATTTCTCAGAACAAAACCTGGGCACCATCCAGGCCATGCTCACCACCACGATTGCCGACCTGGAGGGCTACTCCATGCTGGCGATTGAGCAGATGACCAGTGGTGTGGCTATGGCTGTACTGATGTCCGTGATGATGTTCTTTTTCAGCCCGGTGATTGCGGGATTGAGCCTTGTGGGGCTGGCGCTTGGGATGCTGGTCCTGCGCTGGGTGAGGTTTCGTGCTGCTCAATATGCCCCCATTTACCAGGAGGCCCAGGAGCACCTGGTCGGTAAGGTGATGGAATACATACGGGGTATTTCGGTGTTGCGTTCTTTCTCTAAAGGTGACGAAGGACAGCGGGAAGTCCGCGTTGCGTTCCAGAAAAAATGGGATGCGGACTACGGCCAGGAAAAGGCTACGGCTGGTGTCCTCCGTTTCTATGGGCTGACCTTTAAGCTCATGAGTTGTGTGCTGATTGCGGCGGCAGCTCTGCTGTATCTGGCGGGGCAAATCAGCCTGCCTTATTGCCTGACTTTCCTGTTCTGTGCGTTTACGGTTTATTCCGATTTGGAGACAATGGGCAACAGCGCCTTTCTGAGCAAAAAGATCAATACAGAACTGGACCGACTGGAGGAAGTCACCGATATTCCAAAGATGGATACCAGCACGGAGAAACTGATTGTGTCCCACTATGGTATTTCTCTGGAACATATCTCATTTGGCTATGGGAATCGACGGGTAATCTATGATATTTCGATGGAAATCCCGGAGCATACCACCTGCGCGATTGTAGGGCCCTCCGGCAGCGGCAAGACTACACTCTGCAATCTGATTGCCCGCTTTTGGGATGTGCAGGAAGGGACAGTTCGGATCGGCGGAAAAGATGTGCGGGATTATACTGCGGACAGCGTGCTGGAATACATCAGCATGGTCTTTCAGAATGTGTACCTCTTTCACGACTCTGTGGAAAACAACATCCGGTTTGGTCGGCCGGAAGCCACCCATGAACAGGTGGTGGAGGCTGCAAAACGGGCCTGCTGCCACGACTTCATTTTGTCCCTCCCGGATGGGTACGACACGATCATCGGGGAGGGTGGCTCAACTCTCTCCGGTGGAGAAAAGCAGCGTATTTCCATCGCCAGGGCCATTTTGAAAGATGCTCCCATCATCATCTTGGACGAAGCGACTTCCAGCGTGGACCCGGAGAATGAGCAGGCACTTTTATCTGCCATCCAGGAGTTGACAAAAAACAAAACTTTAATTTCGATTGCGCACCGACTGAGTACTGTCAGGAATGCAGATCAAATTGTTGTGATAGATCACGGAAAAATCGTTCAACGAGGAAGGCACGCTGAATTATTACAAGAGGATGGAATATATCGGAAATTCTTATCTCTACGCACAAAAGCAACTGGTTGGCATCTATAA
- a CDS encoding energy-coupling factor transporter transmembrane protein EcfT, which yields MRAQAARGSFLDPRTKILIWLLANVVVFTWAPAVFRVAVMLAYFGLFLLERKGKMLAGLLLVYLVIVAVQFWLLPLLPGSLATVFATVTYFLLVFPCIAGGVYIIATTSVSQFMAALERLGAPRSFSITLAVTLRFLPALRQDFRHIRDAMALRRIHGLEEKLACVYVPMLMGAAQTAEELSESATARGIEHPGKMSSWRPIGFHVQDAAVTLLFLALCVGGICCKGVLP from the coding sequence ATGAGGGCGCAGGCTGCCCGCGGTTCCTTTCTGGACCCACGGACCAAAATCCTGATTTGGCTGCTGGCCAATGTGGTGGTATTCACCTGGGCTCCGGCGGTGTTCCGCGTCGCCGTGATGCTGGCCTACTTCGGCCTATTCCTGCTGGAGCGGAAGGGAAAGATGCTGGCGGGCCTGCTGCTTGTCTACCTGGTCATCGTGGCAGTGCAGTTCTGGCTGTTGCCGCTGCTGCCCGGCTCCCTTGCCACGGTCTTTGCCACAGTGACCTATTTCCTTCTGGTCTTTCCCTGCATTGCCGGCGGGGTTTACATCATTGCCACCACCAGCGTCAGCCAGTTCATGGCCGCTCTGGAGCGGTTGGGGGCGCCCCGGAGCTTTTCCATCACTCTGGCGGTGACCCTCCGTTTTCTGCCGGCGCTCCGCCAGGACTTCCGGCATATCCGGGACGCTATGGCCCTGCGCCGGATCCACGGCCTGGAGGAAAAATTGGCGTGTGTCTATGTCCCCATGCTCATGGGGGCGGCCCAGACAGCGGAGGAACTCAGCGAGTCGGCCACCGCCAGGGGCATTGAGCATCCGGGGAAAATGTCCTCCTGGCGGCCCATCGGATTTCATGTTCAAGATGCGGCCGTGACTTTGCTGTTCCTGGCCCTGTGCGTGGGTGGGATCTGCTGCAAGGGGGTGCTCCCGTGA
- a CDS encoding ABC transporter ATP-binding protein, with amino-acid sequence MIELKDVSFTYESGETENNLSHINLTIRDGETILLCGESGCGKTTLTRLINGLIPHYYGGKLTGQVLLDGKELKNYPLYQIGQRVGSVFQNPRTQFYNVDTTSEIVFGCENMALPVSEMRERLEKTVHSLKLEKLLNRSLFALSGGEKQKIACASADAIHPDIFVLDEPSSNLDIATIEDLIGVIRHWQSEKKTVIVAEHRLYYLVPYADRILYMKHGSIVQEFTGAEFQKLPPDKLQGMGLRALDPFHLPPEAAPKPAAPQLHIKGFQFSYEKHGPLNVDIPDLTLPQGEIIGIIGNNGAGKSTFARCLCGLDKKAKGVLEMDGVPYDAKQRRHISYMVMQDVNHQLFTEDVLDELLLSMGGEDEKADTTRAKEILNSLDLLDKIKLHPMSLSGGEKQRVAIGSAVASGKKILIFDEPTSGLDYRHMLEVSDNLNHLKEMGKCLFLITHDPELIYKCCTYLLFIQGSKVLWHRPMDGDAVSLLRAFFSHEQGNGACNAS; translated from the coding sequence GTGATCGAATTGAAAGATGTTTCCTTTACTTATGAGAGCGGAGAAACCGAGAACAACCTGAGCCATATCAACCTAACAATCCGGGATGGCGAAACCATCCTGCTCTGTGGAGAGTCCGGCTGCGGCAAGACGACGCTGACCCGGCTGATCAACGGCCTGATTCCGCATTACTACGGCGGGAAATTGACTGGGCAAGTTCTTTTAGATGGGAAAGAGTTAAAAAACTATCCTCTTTATCAAATCGGACAGCGGGTAGGATCTGTATTCCAAAATCCAAGGACGCAATTCTACAATGTAGATACTACCAGCGAGATCGTTTTTGGGTGTGAAAACATGGCTCTGCCGGTCTCGGAAATGAGGGAACGTCTGGAAAAAACTGTTCATAGTCTCAAGCTGGAAAAACTGCTGAATCGGAGCTTATTTGCCCTGTCCGGTGGAGAAAAACAGAAAATCGCCTGCGCCTCTGCCGACGCAATCCACCCGGACATCTTTGTGCTGGACGAGCCATCCTCCAACCTGGATATTGCCACCATCGAAGATTTAATTGGTGTGATCCGGCACTGGCAGTCCGAGAAAAAGACGGTGATCGTCGCGGAACACCGGCTTTATTATCTTGTTCCCTATGCAGACCGAATTCTCTACATGAAGCACGGAAGTATTGTACAAGAATTTACCGGGGCAGAATTCCAAAAATTACCGCCCGATAAATTGCAGGGAATGGGGCTGCGGGCACTGGACCCATTCCATCTGCCCCCAGAGGCCGCTCCCAAACCGGCCGCTCCGCAACTACATATCAAGGGGTTCCAGTTCTCCTATGAAAAGCACGGCCCCCTCAATGTGGATATTCCAGACCTGACCCTGCCCCAAGGGGAGATCATTGGCATCATCGGGAATAACGGTGCGGGAAAATCCACCTTTGCCCGGTGTCTGTGCGGCTTGGATAAAAAAGCAAAAGGTGTGCTTGAAATGGATGGGGTCCCCTATGACGCAAAGCAACGCAGGCATATCTCCTATATGGTTATGCAGGATGTAAACCACCAGCTATTTACGGAAGATGTGCTGGACGAGTTGCTGCTCAGTATGGGCGGCGAAGACGAGAAAGCGGATACGACCCGTGCCAAGGAGATACTGAACAGCCTTGACCTGCTGGACAAAATAAAACTGCACCCCATGTCCCTGTCCGGTGGTGAAAAACAGAGGGTGGCGATTGGCAGTGCAGTAGCTTCGGGCAAAAAGATCCTGATATTTGACGAGCCTACCAGCGGATTGGATTACCGGCATATGCTGGAGGTGTCGGACAACTTAAACCACCTAAAAGAGATGGGAAAGTGCCTGTTTCTGATCACACATGACCCGGAACTCATTTATAAATGCTGCACCTACCTGTTGTTCATTCAGGGGAGCAAGGTGCTGTGGCATCGGCCGATGGACGGGGATGCAGTGAGTCTCTTGCGGGCTTTCTTCTCCCACGAGCAAGGAAATGGTGCGTGCAATGCCTCCTGA
- a CDS encoding MptD family putative ECF transporter S component, with protein MSQSLEQGKRKLTAKDAITAGALGAVCIAIRFVFMLVGGVSPYVWFATHLIDAILIGPVFMLMVAKVRKNGPFLLTSLVTGVVLVAATWMFPITGLVGGLLCELCLRAGQFRQKSWLVLGFFCFNLGFIGDFLPLWFTKESYLEYAAQMMDAGYMATMEGLLTWPVFGIIVLSILVGSILGALLGMKLMRKHFVKAGLAQ; from the coding sequence ATGTCTCAATCATTGGAACAGGGAAAACGGAAACTGACAGCAAAGGACGCCATCACCGCCGGCGCACTGGGAGCGGTGTGCATCGCCATCCGCTTTGTTTTTATGCTGGTGGGCGGCGTCAGTCCCTATGTGTGGTTTGCCACCCACTTGATCGACGCCATCCTGATTGGGCCGGTGTTCATGCTGATGGTTGCCAAGGTGCGAAAGAACGGTCCCTTTCTGCTCACCAGCCTGGTCACCGGCGTGGTGCTGGTAGCCGCCACATGGATGTTCCCCATCACCGGGCTGGTGGGCGGACTTCTGTGTGAGCTGTGCCTGCGGGCCGGGCAGTTCAGGCAGAAGAGCTGGCTGGTGCTGGGCTTCTTCTGCTTCAATCTTGGATTCATCGGGGACTTCCTGCCCCTGTGGTTCACCAAAGAGAGCTATCTGGAGTATGCCGCCCAGATGATGGATGCCGGCTATATGGCCACCATGGAGGGCCTGCTGACCTGGCCGGTGTTCGGGATCATCGTGCTGAGTATCCTGGTGGGGTCCATCCTGGGCGCCCTGCTGGGCATGAAGCTCATGCGCAAGCACTTCGTCAAGGCCGGGCTGGCACAATGA